TGTAAGGTAATCCGCAATTGGATCTGTAGTCATTATATATGAAAATTTGTGACAGCGGTTTCCCTCCCAACCGTTGGTATGGGACCTTCTATCTGTTAAACGATTTTAAAATGCAAAAAACCCGGCAATCCTAAATGGAATTGCCCGGGCAAAATTAAGTATTTTTTTTTAATTACCAAGAAGCTTTTTTCACCCCTGGGATTTTGCCATCCAAAGCCATCTCACGGAATGTTACACGAGAGATACCGAATTGACGCATATATCCTTTAGGACGGCCAGTCAATTTACAACGATTGTGTAAACGTACTGGAGAAGCATTTTTAGGTAATTTATCTAATGCAGCGTAATCGCCAGCAGCTTTTAATTCTGCACGTTTTGCTGCATATTTAGCTACCAATTTAGCGCGTTTTACTTCGCGTGCTTTTAATCCTTCTTTAGCCATTGTTATTAGTATTTTGATTTTTAAATGGTAAACCGAATTGTTTCAACAATTCTAAAGCTTCAACATCATTTTGAGCAGAAGTCACGAAAGTGATATCCATACCTTGGATCTTGTTGATTTTGTCAATGTTGATCTCAGGAAAAATGATCTGTTCAGTGATACCTAAGTTGTAGTTACCACGTCCGTCAAAGCCTTTATCGTTGATACCGCGGAAGTCACGAATACGTGGAAGCGATACGGCTACCAAACGATCCAAGAACTCAAACATATTGTTGTCACGCAAAGTAACACGTGCCCCTACAGGCATACCTTTACGTAATTTAAAGTTTGAAATATCTTTTTTCGATTTTGTAGCGACAGCTTGTTGACCTGTAATTAAAGTCAACTCAGCGATAGCATTATCGATTAATTTTTTGTCAGCTGTTGCAGCTCCTACGCCTTGTGAAACAACGATTTTCTCAAGTTTAGGAACTTGCATAATACTTTTATACTGAAATTTTTCTTGAAGTGCTTTACGGATTTCCTCCGCATATTTCACTTTTAATCTTGGTACGTAAGTCATTATTTAATTTCCTCCCCTGATTTTTTAGCGTAACGAACTAATTTACCATCTGCGTTTAACTTACGACCTACACGTGTAGTTGCACCTGTTTTAGGATCGATAACAGCTAAATTAGAGATGTGAATACCAGCTTCCTTCTCAATGATACCACCATTAGGATTAGCTGCACTTGGTTTAGTGTGTTTTTTTACGATGTTAGCGCCCTCAACGATAGCTCTATTTTTATCCACTAAAACAGTTAATACTTTTCCTTGAACACCTTTAGAGTTACCAGCGATAACTTTCACTAAATCACCTTTTTTAATTTTGATTTTGTGCGTAGTTGTTTTTGTTTTCTGTGCCATAATTATAAAACCTCCGGTGCTAATGATACAATTTTCATGAACTGTTTCTCACGCAACTCTCTAGCCACAGGGCCAAAGATACGTGTACCACGTGGTTCATCATTATTATTTAATAATACAGCGGCGTTGTCATCGAAACGGATATATGAACCATCTTTACGACGGATTTCCTTTTTCGTTCTAACGACTACTGCTTTAGAAACGGAACCTTTTTTCACGTTTCCTGAAGGCATAGCGCTTTTCACCGATACAACAATCTTATCTCCGATTGATGCATAACGCTTGCGCGTACCGCCCAATACACGGATTACTAAAACTTGTTTAGCACCGCTATTGTCAGCTACATTAAGTCTTGATTCTTGTTGTACCATGTTATTTAGCTCTTTCTATAATTTCAACTAATCTCCAGTTTTTTGTTTTACTCAGCGGACGAGTTTCCATAATTAATACCGTATCGCCGATACCGCAGGTATTAGTTTCGTCATGAGCTTTAAATTTAGTAGTTTTTTTAACGAACTTACCATAGATCGGGTGTTTCACTTTACGCTCTACTGATACCACGATAGATTTGTCCATCTTGTTGCTAACTACTAAGCCGATTCTTGTTTTTCTTAAATTTCTTTCCATTTCGACTTTAAATTTATGCCTCAGAGGCTGTTTCATTTTTAGCTGCAGCTTTGCGTGCACTGATCTCTGTACTGATACGAGCGATAGTTCTGCGTGCTGCTTTGATCACGTTAGGGTTCTCAATAGCTGAAACAGCATGTGCAAATTTCAATTTTGTAAGGGCTGTTTTCTCTTCTACAAGACGAGCTTTTAAGTCCTCATTAGATAATTCTAAAATTTCTGAATTTTTCATGTTTTTTCAGTTGTTATTTGGGTTATCATCGGTTTATATATAGCGTTAGGGGTAACGGCCCTAACGCTTAAATGATGACATTACCAAGATTTTATGCTTCAACGTAGTCTCTACGAATCACAAACTTAGTTTGAACCGGAAGTTTTTGAGCGGCAAGGCGTAAAGCTTCTTTGGCAATTTCCAAAGGCACACCTTCTGCTTCAAATAACATACGGCCTGGGCGTACTACTGCTACCCAGTATTCTGGAGCACCCTTACCTTTACCCATACGTACCTCTGCAGGTTTTTTCGTAACCGGTTTGTCAGGGAAAATACGAATCCAAACTTGACCTTCACGTTTCATATAACGTGTAACCGCAATACGAGCTGCCTCGATTTGACGACTAGTGATCCATGCTTGCTCCATTGTTTTGATACCGAAAGAACCGAAAGCTAACTCCGCTCCACGAGAAGCGTTACCTTTCATGCGGCCTTTCTGCATCTTTCTGAACTTCGTTCTTTTTGGCTGTAACATGTTCGTATACTTTTTAAATCTGCTTCTTCAGCAGGTTTTTGTTGTAATCTAAATAAAACTATTAATCTTTTTTCGGACCACGGTTGCTTCCACCACGGTTGTTTCCACCACGGTTATTTCCACCGCGACCACCTTTGTTATTACGGTTGTCACGACGTTCGCCACCACCTTCGTGGTTGCCACGTGATTTTACACCAGATGCTTGACCAATGTTTGGAGATAAGTCACGTTTACCGTAAACCTCACCTTTACAGATCCAAACTTTGATACCAATTTTACCGTATGTAGTCAATGCTTCAGCTAAAGCGTAGTCGATATCAGCACGCAATGTGTGTAAAGGAGTTCTTCCTTCTTTGTATTGTTCAGTACGCGCCATTTCAGCACCACCTAAACGACCAGAACACATGATTTTGATACCTTCTGCACCCATACGCATGGTAGAAGCGATTGAAGTTTTCATTGCACGACGGAATGAAATACGTGCCTCTAATTGTTTAGCGACACCTTCTGCTACTAACTTAGCATCTAACTCAGGGCGTTTGATCTCGAAAATGTTGATTTGAACATCCTTTTTAGTCAGTTTCTTCAACTCTTCTTTGATCTTGTCAACTTCTTGACCACCTTTTCCGATAACGATACCTGGACGAGCAGTGTGAATTGTAACAGTGATACGTTTTAACGTTCTTTCGATAACAACTTTAGCTACACCACCTTTTGCGATACGAACAGAAAGATATTTTCTGATTTTTTCGTCTTCAACTAATTTATCGGAATAGTTTTTACCTCCGAACCAGTTAGAATCCCAACCTTTGATGATTCCTAATCTGCTACCTATTGGATTTGCTTTTTGTCCCATTTCTCAATAAATTAGTTTTGTTCAACGTTTAATTTGCTATCAACTACCAACGTAACGTGATTTGAACGTTTACGAACTCTGTATCCGCGACCTTGAGGAGCCGGACGTAATCTTTTCAATTGACGACCACCACCTACTGATACTTCTTTTACAATTAGTTCGCTTTCTTCCACTGATTTACCTTCGTTTTTGGCTTCCCAGTTTTTGATTGCAGATAATAATAATTTTTCTACACGAGCAGCAGCTTCTTTACTTGAGTGTTTTAAAATGTATAATGCATTTTCAACA
The genomic region above belongs to Sphingobacterium zeae and contains:
- the rpsN gene encoding 30S ribosomal protein S14; this encodes MAKEGLKAREVKRAKLVAKYAAKRAELKAAGDYAALDKLPKNASPVRLHNRCKLTGRPKGYMRQFGISRVTFREMALDGKIPGVKKASW
- the rplV gene encoding 50S ribosomal protein L22, producing MEATKKLKKSVLIRQRKEQEKAQQGGASDAKLLNCPTSPRKMRLVVDLIRGQRVENALYILKHSSKEAAARVEKLLLSAIKNWEAKNEGKSVEESELIVKEVSVGGGRQLKRLRPAPQGRGYRVRKRSNHVTLVVDSKLNVEQN
- the rpsQ gene encoding 30S ribosomal protein S17, with product MERNLRKTRIGLVVSNKMDKSIVVSVERKVKHPIYGKFVKKTTKFKAHDETNTCGIGDTVLIMETRPLSKTKNWRLVEIIERAK
- the rplE gene encoding 50S ribosomal protein L5 — protein: MTYVPRLKVKYAEEIRKALQEKFQYKSIMQVPKLEKIVVSQGVGAATADKKLIDNAIAELTLITGQQAVATKSKKDISNFKLRKGMPVGARVTLRDNNMFEFLDRLVAVSLPRIRDFRGINDKGFDGRGNYNLGITEQIIFPEINIDKINKIQGMDITFVTSAQNDVEALELLKQFGLPFKNQNTNNNG
- the rpmC gene encoding 50S ribosomal protein L29, translating into MKNSEILELSNEDLKARLVEEKTALTKLKFAHAVSAIENPNVIKAARRTIARISTEISARKAAAKNETASEA
- the rplN gene encoding 50S ribosomal protein L14, with product MVQQESRLNVADNSGAKQVLVIRVLGGTRKRYASIGDKIVVSVKSAMPSGNVKKGSVSKAVVVRTKKEIRRKDGSYIRFDDNAAVLLNNNDEPRGTRIFGPVARELREKQFMKIVSLAPEVL
- the rplX gene encoding 50S ribosomal protein L24, whose translation is MAQKTKTTTHKIKIKKGDLVKVIAGNSKGVQGKVLTVLVDKNRAIVEGANIVKKHTKPSAANPNGGIIEKEAGIHISNLAVIDPKTGATTRVGRKLNADGKLVRYAKKSGEEIK
- the rplP gene encoding 50S ribosomal protein L16, coding for MLQPKRTKFRKMQKGRMKGNASRGAELAFGSFGIKTMEQAWITSRQIEAARIAVTRYMKREGQVWIRIFPDKPVTKKPAEVRMGKGKGAPEYWVAVVRPGRMLFEAEGVPLEIAKEALRLAAQKLPVQTKFVIRRDYVEA
- the rpsC gene encoding 30S ribosomal protein S3, whose product is MGQKANPIGSRLGIIKGWDSNWFGGKNYSDKLVEDEKIRKYLSVRIAKGGVAKVVIERTLKRITVTIHTARPGIVIGKGGQEVDKIKEELKKLTKKDVQINIFEIKRPELDAKLVAEGVAKQLEARISFRRAMKTSIASTMRMGAEGIKIMCSGRLGGAEMARTEQYKEGRTPLHTLRADIDYALAEALTTYGKIGIKVWICKGEVYGKRDLSPNIGQASGVKSRGNHEGGGERRDNRNNKGGRGGNNRGGNNRGGSNRGPKKD